One stretch of Lacrimispora sphenoides DNA includes these proteins:
- a CDS encoding DUF5711 family protein, translated as MIDRNSMNREIKKNQLRRQIVSSSPQESTDSQEIIKKALTRVKKRRIRIALVLFLVFIAGAIGVYGYFTHYQYTQYGVAWSKDMNEGSYVGYLSFGSNVLKYSKDGASYLDSQGKEVWIQSYEMKSPMACVNGNYAAIADQQGNSIYIFDKSGNTGIATTVLPVVKATVSSYGVVAAILEDSTSNYIYFFKRDGSALDVKIKALLGGDSGYPVDISLSPDGTQLIGAYAYLKNGTLNGRVAFHNFAEIGKSVPDRLVGGFDEPYDSSLVAQVQFLDDTYSCAFADNSVSFYSTKNELSPELIRQVAVEEEIRSVFYSEKYVGLIVNNPEGENPYRLDVYKPNGNLVFSKGFQYQYTHADIDGDHVILYNEDSCRVYNMSGRLKFAGTFDFPISKIRNGRFPNTLIVTGTQNMKEIRLQIGGQYQ; from the coding sequence ATGATTGACAGGAACTCTATGAATAGAGAGATTAAAAAAAACCAGCTTCGGCGGCAGATTGTTTCATCTTCTCCTCAGGAGAGCACAGACAGCCAGGAGATCATAAAAAAAGCCCTCACCAGGGTGAAAAAGAGAAGGATCAGAATCGCTCTGGTGCTGTTTTTGGTGTTTATAGCAGGAGCCATAGGCGTTTATGGGTATTTTACCCATTATCAGTACACACAGTATGGCGTAGCCTGGAGTAAAGATATGAATGAGGGAAGCTATGTGGGATATCTTAGCTTTGGTTCCAATGTATTAAAATACAGCAAGGATGGAGCCTCCTATCTGGATTCCCAGGGGAAAGAAGTCTGGATACAAAGCTATGAAATGAAATCTCCCATGGCATGCGTAAACGGGAATTATGCGGCTATTGCGGACCAGCAGGGAAATTCCATTTATATCTTTGATAAATCAGGTAATACTGGTATAGCGACTACGGTGCTTCCTGTCGTGAAGGCAACGGTGTCCTCTTACGGAGTGGTGGCCGCGATCCTGGAGGACTCCACATCAAATTATATTTATTTCTTTAAGCGGGATGGAAGCGCCCTTGATGTAAAGATCAAGGCACTTTTAGGAGGGGATTCCGGTTATCCAGTGGATATCAGCTTGTCCCCTGACGGCACCCAGTTGATCGGTGCATATGCATATTTGAAAAACGGAACGTTAAACGGCAGGGTTGCTTTTCACAATTTTGCGGAAATCGGCAAAAGCGTACCTGACAGACTGGTGGGCGGTTTTGATGAGCCTTATGATTCTTCCCTTGTTGCCCAGGTCCAGTTCCTTGACGATACATACTCCTGTGCCTTTGCTGACAACAGCGTATCTTTTTACTCCACTAAGAATGAGCTTTCTCCGGAACTGATCCGGCAGGTAGCCGTGGAAGAGGAGATAAGGAGCGTGTTTTATTCGGAAAAATATGTTGGGCTTATTGTAAACAACCCGGAAGGAGAAAATCCCTACCGGCTGGATGTGTACAAGCCCAATGGGAATCTTGTATTTTCCAAAGGTTTCCAATATCAGTACACCCATGCGGATATTGACGGGGACCATGTAATTTTGTATAATGAAGATTCTTGCAGAGTCTATAACATGTCCGGAAGGCTTAAGTTTGCCGGGACATTTGATTTTCCGATATCTAAGATTAGAAACGGCAGGTTCCCCAATACTCTGATCGTAACCGGCACCCAAAACATGAAAGAAATAAGATTACAAATAGGAGGACAATACCAATGA
- a CDS encoding MBL fold metallo-hydrolase: protein MKKLVKNNVYWVGIMDWELESFHGADYSINHGSSQNAYLIREEKTVLIDTVWKPHSTEFIDNLEKEIALKEIDFIVANHGEVDHSGSLPALMEKIPGTPIYCTANGVKSLTGQYHHPEWNYQVVKTGDSIDIGNGKKLVFVEMKMLHWPDSMATYLTGDNILFSNDAFGQHFAVEELFNDKADQCRLWEEAIKYYANILTPFSPLVKKKIEEIQGLNLPIDMIATSHGSIWRENPLQIVEKYYEWSQNYQEDQITIVYDTMWDGTKQLAHKISAEIARISPDTRVKIYNISKVNKNDIMTEVFKSKAIALGSPTVGGSILSSVGGWLDFLKELKYKGKKAAVFGCYGWSGEGTKVLRERLTDAGFSVVETEAKCLWNPEEEDFNKAAEVAKALCQ from the coding sequence ATGAAAAAACTTGTGAAAAATAATGTTTATTGGGTAGGAATCATGGATTGGGAGCTGGAATCCTTTCACGGAGCGGATTATTCCATTAATCATGGCTCAAGCCAGAACGCCTATTTAATCAGGGAAGAAAAGACAGTACTCATCGACACGGTATGGAAGCCGCATTCCACGGAATTTATAGATAATCTGGAAAAAGAGATTGCTTTAAAGGAAATTGATTTTATTGTTGCCAACCACGGGGAAGTGGATCACAGCGGTTCCCTTCCTGCATTGATGGAGAAAATACCGGGCACACCTATTTATTGTACAGCAAACGGGGTGAAATCTCTTACCGGCCAGTATCACCATCCGGAATGGAATTATCAGGTGGTGAAGACAGGGGATTCCATTGATATCGGAAATGGGAAGAAGCTGGTCTTTGTGGAAATGAAAATGCTCCACTGGCCTGACAGCATGGCTACTTACCTGACAGGGGATAATATCCTCTTTTCCAATGACGCTTTTGGACAGCATTTTGCTGTGGAGGAATTATTTAATGATAAGGCTGACCAGTGCAGGCTTTGGGAGGAGGCTATCAAATATTATGCCAATATTTTAACTCCGTTTTCTCCTCTTGTGAAAAAGAAAATTGAGGAAATTCAGGGGCTTAACCTTCCCATCGATATGATTGCCACCAGCCACGGTTCCATCTGGAGGGAGAATCCTTTGCAGATCGTGGAAAAATATTATGAATGGTCACAGAATTATCAGGAGGATCAAATCACCATTGTTTACGATACGATGTGGGATGGAACAAAACAGCTGGCCCACAAGATCAGTGCCGAAATTGCACGGATTTCGCCGGATACCAGGGTGAAGATTTATAATATTTCCAAGGTAAATAAAAATGATATTATGACAGAGGTATTTAAATCAAAAGCAATTGCCCTTGGTTCCCCAACCGTAGGAGGCAGCATTCTTTCTTCTGTGGGAGGATGGCTTGATTTCCTGAAGGAACTGAAGTATAAGGGCAAAAAGGCGGCGGTGTTCGGTTGCTATGGCTGGAGCGGAGAGGGAACAAAGGTCCTTCGGGAACGGCTGACTGATGCCGGCTTCTCGGTGGTGGAAACGGAAGCCAAGTGCCTTTGGAATCCGGAAGAAGAGGATTTTAATAAGGCGGCGGAGGTTGCTAAGGCGCTTTGCCAGTAA
- the yyaC gene encoding spore protease YyaC, whose amino-acid sequence MKLWERIAIRGNRDVFYYDTKQVFQAEEFASRLYDMIRMEQENGKVAGVLFLCIGTDRSTGDSLGPLIGYKMKEKELEYLEILGTLERPVHAMNLETYQTILKLRYPNHVVVAVDASVGSMEHIGYVTLGKGALKPGLGVSKELRAVGDIFITGIVGSCGNYDPLMLQSIRLSVVMRMADCISYSIYLVEKLWENTALL is encoded by the coding sequence ATGAAATTATGGGAAAGAATTGCGATCCGCGGAAACCGGGACGTTTTTTATTATGATACAAAGCAGGTATTCCAGGCAGAGGAGTTTGCTTCCAGGCTTTACGACATGATACGTATGGAGCAGGAAAACGGAAAGGTGGCGGGAGTGCTGTTTTTGTGCATTGGAACCGACCGCTCTACGGGAGACAGTCTTGGACCGCTCATCGGCTACAAGATGAAAGAAAAAGAGCTGGAATATTTAGAAATTCTGGGGACACTGGAACGTCCGGTCCATGCCATGAATCTGGAGACTTACCAGACCATTTTAAAGCTTCGCTATCCGAATCACGTGGTGGTGGCAGTGGATGCTTCTGTCGGAAGTATGGAGCATATCGGCTATGTAACACTGGGAAAAGGAGCGTTAAAGCCAGGCCTTGGTGTCAGTAAGGAGCTTCGGGCCGTAGGAGATATTTTTATTACCGGGATCGTAGGGAGCTGCGGTAATTATGACCCTCTGATGCTGCAGAGCATCCGGCTTTCCGTTGTTATGCGCATGGCTGACTGCATCAGCTATAGTATTTATCTTGTCGAAAAGTTATGGGAAAACACTGCCCTGCTTTGA
- a CDS encoding LacI family DNA-binding transcriptional regulator, translating into MATIKEIAEMAGVSAATVSRVLNFDDTLNVQDETKQRVFEAAERLEYQMRDKKKYKKKLKLGMISSYSLEEELEDTFYLSVRIAIERKLEEEGFKKFPVNLGDSVESTSNLDGLICLGTFSESMVNKVKSFHKPAVFVDALGDLDLFDSVVTDLRHSVKKVLSYFLQEGHKKIAFIGGRDVDVDGKEVVDLRVPIYRSFMEERGILNEEYIKIGGYTPKHGYRLGKELLAMEERPSAIFTANDSLAVGCYKAIQEAGLCIPEDISVIGFNDISIAKYLIPPLTTVHIYMDFMGSQAVSILAERIYSGREISMHISLPTKLMVRGSVSKWKG; encoded by the coding sequence GTGGCAACAATTAAAGAAATAGCTGAAATGGCAGGTGTTTCTGCTGCGACCGTATCTCGTGTCCTTAATTTTGATGACACGTTAAATGTACAGGACGAGACGAAACAAAGGGTGTTTGAGGCCGCAGAACGATTAGAATATCAGATGCGGGACAAGAAGAAGTATAAAAAGAAATTAAAGCTTGGCATGATATCATCCTATTCCCTGGAAGAGGAATTAGAAGATACCTTTTATCTATCTGTACGCATTGCAATAGAGAGGAAATTAGAAGAGGAAGGGTTTAAAAAGTTTCCGGTCAATTTAGGAGATTCTGTGGAAAGCACATCGAATCTGGACGGGTTGATCTGCCTTGGGACCTTTAGTGAATCCATGGTAAACAAGGTGAAATCCTTTCATAAGCCGGCTGTTTTTGTGGATGCATTGGGTGATTTGGATTTGTTTGATTCCGTGGTAACAGATTTAAGACACTCTGTAAAGAAGGTGCTCAGTTATTTTTTACAGGAAGGCCACAAAAAGATCGCATTTATTGGAGGCCGTGATGTGGATGTGGATGGGAAAGAAGTGGTGGATTTAAGGGTTCCTATTTATCGTTCTTTCATGGAAGAGAGAGGGATTTTAAATGAGGAATATATTAAGATAGGCGGCTATACGCCCAAGCATGGATATAGGCTCGGAAAGGAGCTTTTGGCTATGGAAGAAAGGCCAAGCGCTATCTTTACAGCAAACGATTCTTTAGCCGTTGGTTGTTATAAAGCCATACAGGAGGCAGGGCTTTGTATTCCGGAGGATATCAGCGTGATTGGATTTAATGATATCTCCATTGCTAAATATTTGATTCCTCCTCTTACGACCGTTCATATTTATATGGATTTTATGGGCTCTCAGGCAGTAAGTATACTGGCGGAACGGATATATTCCGGACGTGAGATCAGTATGCATATTTCCTTACCTACAAAATTGATGGTTCGGGGAAGTGTCAGTAAATGGAAAGGTTAG
- a CDS encoding MarR family winged helix-turn-helix transcriptional regulator: protein MNEQIKKQQGILNQQEKELTAIYHSAAIKYGISDSELWVWYALLVWGGEYSQQDICDIWSLPKQTVNSVITNLTKKGYVFLETVPGTRNRKIIRLTEAGKAFGENRVLHIYEAETRAIGKMPEQELKTFIALMGKYITLLREEINKE, encoded by the coding sequence ATGAATGAACAGATCAAAAAGCAACAAGGAATTTTAAACCAACAGGAAAAGGAACTTACAGCCATCTATCACAGTGCTGCTATAAAATACGGAATTTCTGACAGTGAACTTTGGGTATGGTATGCCCTTCTTGTTTGGGGAGGTGAGTATTCCCAGCAAGACATCTGTGATATATGGTCTTTGCCGAAACAGACTGTTAACTCCGTAATCACAAATTTAACAAAAAAAGGCTATGTATTTCTGGAGACAGTTCCTGGAACACGCAACCGGAAAATCATCCGTCTTACCGAAGCAGGAAAAGCGTTTGGTGAAAACAGGGTACTGCATATATATGAAGCAGAAACGAGAGCCATCGGAAAGATGCCGGAGCAGGAGCTTAAGACATTCATCGCATTGATGGGGAAGTATATTACCCTTTTGCGTGAAGAAATAAATAAAGAGTAA
- a CDS encoding LysM peptidoglycan-binding domain-containing protein, giving the protein MGELYNPFPKLPKNIRQIGERDQIVKLYMEDYVNTYLKRLYPAGGQELRVGLLLGGMEFNDGTPYIFIDGALEMEDVTEAGGRVVFSELSWKRAYRNMEQLFPKRSIQGWFLCGRPGDDLSPINYWKQHIQYFGGPNRLMYLSNGADGDETVYITSEDGFYKLKGYSIYYERNQMMQDYMVLRKDVKRIETDTNDKVIEEFRKRMDEHKVEVTDRHQTVGLLRGMCMAMSIVILAGGIVMFNNYERMRSMESVIASAIPAKAEQILIGKKGTEKGGNGESKVIVEEAEGGVYPTTAVSKETMSETMPEQSQAETMAESKAAETMPQETPAATQAPTQAATQPAVQETEAAAEATPRVHVVQEGETLYGICIAEYHTVNKLKEICELNGLDDENKIVAGQKLLLP; this is encoded by the coding sequence ATGGGTGAATTATATAATCCGTTCCCGAAGCTGCCGAAGAATATAAGGCAGATCGGGGAAAGGGATCAGATTGTAAAATTGTATATGGAAGATTATGTAAATACGTATTTGAAACGTCTGTATCCTGCGGGTGGACAAGAACTCCGGGTTGGTCTTCTGTTAGGCGGCATGGAATTCAATGACGGAACGCCATATATCTTCATTGACGGAGCTTTGGAAATGGAGGATGTGACGGAGGCCGGAGGCCGGGTGGTGTTTTCGGAGCTGTCCTGGAAAAGGGCCTATCGGAATATGGAGCAGCTTTTTCCAAAGCGGTCCATCCAAGGCTGGTTTTTGTGCGGCAGGCCGGGAGATGATTTAAGTCCCATCAATTATTGGAAACAGCATATTCAGTATTTTGGGGGACCCAACAGGCTGATGTATTTAAGCAATGGAGCTGATGGAGACGAAACAGTTTACATAACTTCAGAGGATGGATTTTACAAGCTTAAAGGATACAGCATTTATTATGAGCGAAATCAGATGATGCAGGACTATATGGTACTGCGAAAGGATGTAAAACGTATCGAAACCGATACAAATGATAAGGTAATCGAAGAATTCCGCAAGCGGATGGACGAGCATAAGGTGGAAGTTACGGACCGGCATCAGACGGTAGGGCTTCTCCGGGGCATGTGTATGGCCATGTCAATCGTCATATTAGCTGGCGGAATTGTTATGTTTAACAACTATGAACGGATGCGGAGTATGGAAAGTGTGATCGCATCGGCCATTCCGGCCAAGGCGGAACAGATTTTGATTGGGAAAAAGGGCACGGAAAAAGGAGGTAACGGCGAATCCAAGGTAATTGTGGAAGAGGCAGAAGGAGGCGTTTATCCTACCACTGCAGTAAGTAAGGAGACCATGTCTGAAACTATGCCGGAACAATCCCAGGCGGAGACCATGGCGGAGAGCAAAGCAGCAGAAACGATGCCCCAGGAGACTCCGGCGGCGACACAGGCGCCAACTCAGGCAGCGACTCAGCCAGCTGTCCAGGAAACAGAGGCGGCTGCAGAGGCCACTCCGAGGGTTCATGTGGTACAGGAGGGAGAAACTCTTTACGGTATCTGTATAGCCGAATACCATACGGTAAATAAATTAAAAGAAATCTGTGAGCTTAACGGTCTGGATGATGAAAATAAGATTGTAGCCGGCCAGAAATTACTTCTTCCATAG
- the pgmB gene encoding beta-phosphoglucomutase, translated as MKYKAVIFDLDGVICHTDRYHYQAWKQVADELGVYFDEVINNRLRGISRMESLEIILENYHGNLNQEEKTFLAEKKNEIYKELLKHMSPKDLSGEVKTTLDALRLKGLKLGIGSSSKNAGFILERLGLFGYFDAISDGNNITNSKPDPEVFLKAARFLSEDPKGCLVVEDAKAGLEAAKAGNMDCGAIGDGISCNIATYQLNTFSDLLKIVEP; from the coding sequence ATGAAATATAAGGCAGTTATTTTTGATTTGGATGGGGTGATCTGTCATACGGACAGATACCATTATCAGGCATGGAAGCAGGTCGCAGATGAACTTGGCGTTTATTTTGATGAAGTAATCAATAACCGGTTGCGGGGAATAAGCCGCATGGAAAGTCTTGAGATCATTTTGGAGAATTATCACGGGAACTTAAACCAGGAAGAAAAGACGTTTCTGGCAGAAAAGAAAAATGAAATCTATAAGGAATTATTGAAGCATATGAGCCCGAAGGATCTTTCCGGGGAAGTAAAGACAACACTGGATGCCCTCCGCTTAAAAGGGCTGAAGCTTGGCATTGGCTCTTCCAGTAAGAATGCAGGATTCATCTTAGAGCGTCTTGGCCTTTTTGGGTATTTTGATGCTATTTCTGACGGAAATAATATTACTAATTCCAAACCTGACCCAGAAGTGTTTCTAAAAGCAGCCAGGTTCCTTTCGGAGGACCCGAAAGGCTGCCTTGTGGTAGAAGATGCCAAAGCCGGATTAGAGGCTGCCAAAGCTGGGAATATGGACTGTGGGGCAATTGGAGATGGGATATCATGCAATATTGCAACCTATCAATTAAACACATTCTCCGATCTGCTAAAAATCGTAGAACCTTGA
- a CDS encoding CDP-alcohol phosphatidyltransferase family protein, producing MNREPQKRILTIPNMLSALRICMIPLLVWLYYVKQDYLRTGGLLILSGLTDVVDGFIARRFQMISNLGKVLDPIADKLTQGAMLFCLVTRFPFMMAPLVLLILKEIFAGITGFLVIRNTGQVFGANWHGKAATILLYAMMILHVIWNDIPRILSDMLIAICILMMFVSLVLYGIRNIVALKNTNKT from the coding sequence ATGAATCGAGAACCCCAAAAGAGGATCCTGACAATCCCCAATATGCTTTCCGCTTTACGCATATGCATGATACCGCTTCTTGTCTGGCTATACTACGTAAAACAGGATTATTTAAGGACAGGAGGCCTTTTGATCCTGTCTGGCCTGACAGATGTTGTGGATGGTTTTATTGCAAGACGTTTTCAAATGATCAGCAATTTGGGTAAGGTATTGGACCCGATTGCTGATAAGCTGACCCAGGGGGCGATGCTCTTTTGCCTTGTCACCCGCTTCCCCTTTATGATGGCACCGCTTGTTCTTCTGATTCTGAAAGAGATATTTGCAGGAATCACAGGCTTTTTGGTGATACGGAACACGGGGCAGGTTTTTGGGGCAAATTGGCATGGAAAAGCAGCAACGATTCTGCTTTATGCCATGATGATTCTTCATGTGATATGGAATGACATTCCCAGGATATTATCGGATATGCTTATTGCAATTTGCATCCTTATGATGTTTGTTTCTCTTGTTCTTTACGGAATCCGCAATATAGTGGCATTGAAGAATACAAACAAAACTTAG
- a CDS encoding glycosyltransferase family 8 protein codes for MHNDRINLLVTFDKNYIKPFQTMLMSLLTNNPRETVHVWLLHSAIPQEELQALEEYCSLRCVPLTPLQVDRAIFQNAPISKRYPQEMYYRLLAPHLLPESLEKVLYLDPDILVINPLRPLWDVELKGCAFAAASHTGITEIMNDINRVRLGTEHDYYNTGVVLMDLEKARELVKTDAIFKCVSEHESDLLLPDQDVFNFLYGQQTMQVDDAIWNYDARYYSNYLIRSGGIINLEWVMQKTAVLHFCGKRKPWAASYSHRFGALYKHYMQAAAR; via the coding sequence ATGCATAATGACAGAATCAATCTGCTTGTGACCTTTGATAAAAACTATATAAAACCGTTTCAAACCATGTTAATGTCTCTGCTTACTAATAATCCTCGGGAAACCGTACATGTATGGCTGCTGCATAGCGCGATCCCCCAGGAGGAGCTTCAAGCTCTGGAAGAGTACTGCAGCCTGCGCTGTGTACCATTAACTCCACTGCAGGTAGACCGTGCAATCTTTCAGAATGCCCCCATTTCAAAAAGGTACCCCCAGGAGATGTATTACCGCTTGCTGGCTCCCCATCTTCTTCCTGAGTCCTTGGAAAAGGTTCTTTATCTTGATCCGGATATCCTTGTGATTAATCCCCTTCGCCCATTGTGGGATGTGGAACTTAAAGGGTGTGCCTTTGCAGCCGCGTCCCATACCGGAATTACGGAGATAATGAATGATATCAATCGTGTAAGGCTGGGTACCGAGCATGACTATTACAATACCGGTGTTGTGTTGATGGATTTAGAAAAGGCCAGGGAGCTTGTCAAGACAGATGCTATTTTTAAGTGTGTCAGCGAACACGAATCGGATCTTCTGCTCCCGGATCAGGATGTTTTTAATTTCCTTTATGGACAGCAGACCATGCAGGTGGACGATGCCATATGGAACTATGATGCCAGGTATTACTCTAATTACCTCATAAGAAGCGGTGGCATTATTAATCTGGAATGGGTAATGCAGAAGACGGCGGTTCTTCATTTCTGCGGAAAGAGAAAACCCTGGGCAGCATCCTATTCCCATCGTTTTGGGGCTCTGTATAAGCATTATATGCAGGCTGCCGCCAGATAG
- a CDS encoding ROK family glucokinase — translation MGMKCVGVDVGGTSVKIGIFEITGELIHKWEVPTRQEEGGKHILSDTAASILKTLKELNVPLEEVKGAGMGVPGPVMPSGYVEVCVNLGWRDMYPEKELSEMLHGIPVKSGNDANVAALGEMWQGGGKGYDDIVMVTLGTGVGGGVIIDQKIVAGKHGLAGEIGHVHIRDDETESCNCGGVGCVEQIASATGIAREARRKMAAKDTPSVLRTYGDNVTAKDVLDAAKEGDALACEVMEVVGHYLGLALAQISMVTDPEVFVIGGGVSKAGSFLIDILYKHFDKYSPISKNKSGIVLAKLGNDAGIYGAARLILD, via the coding sequence ATGGGAATGAAATGTGTCGGTGTAGATGTAGGCGGTACATCTGTAAAAATCGGAATATTTGAAATAACAGGAGAGCTCATCCATAAGTGGGAAGTCCCCACCAGACAAGAAGAAGGCGGAAAACATATCCTTAGCGACACCGCCGCTTCCATACTGAAAACCCTTAAAGAGCTGAATGTTCCCCTAGAAGAAGTAAAAGGAGCAGGTATGGGAGTCCCAGGCCCAGTCATGCCCAGCGGGTATGTAGAAGTCTGTGTAAACCTGGGCTGGCGTGACATGTATCCAGAAAAAGAATTAAGTGAGATGCTTCACGGCATCCCAGTAAAAAGCGGCAATGATGCCAATGTTGCAGCACTTGGAGAGATGTGGCAGGGAGGCGGAAAAGGCTATGATGATATCGTTATGGTCACCCTGGGCACCGGAGTAGGCGGCGGCGTAATCATTGACCAGAAGATTGTTGCCGGAAAGCATGGTCTGGCCGGAGAGATCGGACATGTCCATATCCGTGACGATGAAACAGAAAGCTGTAATTGCGGAGGCGTAGGCTGTGTGGAGCAGATAGCCAGCGCAACAGGCATAGCAAGAGAAGCCAGAAGAAAAATGGCCGCAAAAGATACCCCATCCGTTCTCAGGACATATGGAGACAACGTAACGGCAAAGGATGTGCTGGATGCTGCCAAGGAAGGGGACGCACTGGCCTGTGAGGTCATGGAAGTAGTAGGCCATTACCTTGGCCTTGCCCTGGCCCAGATTTCCATGGTAACAGACCCAGAGGTCTTTGTTATTGGGGGCGGCGTTTCAAAAGCCGGATCCTTCTTAATTGATATCCTATATAAACATTTTGACAAGTACTCACCTATTTCCAAAAATAAGAGCGGAATCGTCCTGGCGAAGCTGGGAAATGATGCAGGAATATATGGAGCAGCAAGGCTGATCCTTGATTAA
- the tkt gene encoding transketolase → MSNIDTMSVNAIRVLSADAIQKANSGHPGLPLGCASAAYELWANHMNHNPADPDWANRDRFILSGGHGSMLLYSLLHLFGYGNLSKEDVMNFRQHGSKTPGHPEYGHTVGVEATTGPLGAGMGMAVGMAIAEKHLSSVFNKENYPVVDHYTYVLGGDGCMMEGISSEVFSLAGTLGLGKLIVLYDSNQISIEGSTDIAFTEDVKKRMEAFHFQTITVEDGNDLEAIGRAIEDAKEDTEHPSFITIKTQIGYGCPAKQGKASAHGEPLGADNVTALKENLGWPSMDPFYVPEEVYSHYQKIAEDKAETEAAWNVMFAAYCQEYPDMEELWNAYHDPDAGEKAIEKCEDFWKRSEKADATRNLSGQVLNRLKTYMPNLIGGSADLAPSNKTNMSDMGDFSKDNGGGRNLHFGVRELGMTAIGNGMMLHGGLRTYIATFFVFSDYTKPMARLSSLMGVPLTFIFTHDSIGVGEDGPTHEPIEQLAMLRAMPNFHVFRPCDETETAAAWYSALTSKKTPTALVLTRQNLTPMPGSSKEALKGGYVIDDCEGTPEIILIASGSEVELAVNAKKLLTDKKVRVVSMPCMDLYEEQTEEYKESVLPKAVRKRVAVEALSDFGWGKYVGLDGTYVTMKGFGASGPANLLFEHFGFTAENVAEAARSI, encoded by the coding sequence ATGAGCAACATCGATACCATGTCAGTCAATGCAATCCGTGTCCTATCAGCGGATGCCATCCAAAAAGCCAATTCCGGACATCCGGGACTTCCCTTAGGCTGCGCATCAGCAGCGTACGAATTATGGGCAAACCATATGAACCACAATCCAGCAGATCCAGACTGGGCCAACAGAGACCGCTTTATCTTATCCGGAGGCCATGGTTCCATGCTTTTGTATTCCCTGCTCCATTTATTTGGCTATGGGAATTTATCAAAAGAGGATGTGATGAATTTCCGCCAGCATGGCTCCAAGACTCCAGGACATCCGGAGTATGGTCATACCGTAGGCGTGGAGGCTACCACAGGTCCTTTGGGTGCAGGTATGGGTATGGCAGTTGGTATGGCCATTGCCGAGAAACATCTGTCATCCGTATTCAACAAAGAGAATTATCCGGTTGTTGACCATTATACCTATGTACTGGGCGGAGATGGATGCATGATGGAAGGTATTTCCTCTGAGGTATTTTCTCTGGCTGGTACCCTTGGCCTTGGAAAATTAATCGTTCTTTATGACTCCAACCAGATCTCCATTGAAGGAAGCACTGACATCGCTTTCACTGAGGATGTGAAAAAGCGCATGGAAGCCTTCCATTTCCAGACCATTACCGTTGAGGATGGTAACGATTTGGAAGCCATTGGACGAGCCATTGAAGATGCGAAAGAAGATACCGAACACCCCTCCTTTATTACGATTAAAACCCAGATCGGCTATGGCTGTCCTGCGAAACAGGGGAAAGCCAGTGCTCACGGAGAGCCTCTGGGAGCAGACAATGTGACAGCCCTGAAGGAAAACTTAGGCTGGCCTTCCATGGATCCATTCTATGTTCCTGAAGAAGTGTACAGCCATTATCAGAAGATCGCAGAGGATAAGGCAGAAACAGAAGCGGCATGGAATGTAATGTTTGCTGCATATTGCCAGGAGTATCCTGATATGGAAGAACTTTGGAATGCATACCATGACCCGGATGCAGGAGAAAAAGCCATTGAAAAATGCGAAGACTTCTGGAAACGGTCTGAAAAGGCAGATGCAACCAGGAATTTATCCGGACAGGTTTTAAACCGTTTAAAGACCTATATGCCAAACTTAATCGGCGGTTCTGCGGATCTGGCTCCTTCCAATAAAACCAACATGTCCGATATGGGTGATTTTTCAAAGGATAACGGCGGAGGCCGCAACCTGCATTTTGGCGTAAGAGAGCTTGGTATGACAGCCATCGGAAATGGAATGATGCTTCACGGAGGTCTTCGCACCTATATAGCAACCTTTTTCGTGTTCAGCGATTATACAAAGCCAATGGCACGTTTATCCTCGTTAATGGGCGTTCCGCTGACCTTTATATTTACCCATGACAGCATCGGCGTTGGAGAGGATGGACCAACCCATGAGCCGATTGAACAGCTTGCCATGTTAAGGGCAATGCCTAATTTCCATGTGTTCCGTCCCTGTGATGAGACAGAGACAGCAGCAGCCTGGTATTCTGCACTGACCTCTAAAAAAACCCCTACTGCCCTTGTTCTTACAAGGCAGAACTTAACACCTATGCCTGGAAGCAGCAAGGAAGCCTTAAAAGGAGGCTATGTGATCGATGACTGTGAAGGTACACCTGAGATCATTCTGATTGCAAGCGGTTCTGAGGTGGAGCTGGCAGTCAATGCGAAGAAGCTTCTTACCGACAAAAAGGTACGTGTAGTTTCCATGCCTTGTATGGATCTGTATGAGGAACAGACTGAGGAGTATAAGGAGTCTGTCCTTCCAAAGGCAGTCCGCAAGCGCGTGGCAGTAGAAGCATTAAGTGATTTCGGCTGGGGCAAATATGTAGGCCTTGACGGAACGTATGTGACCATGAAAGGCTTCGGCGCCAGCGGCCCCGCAAATCTTTTATTTGAACATTTCGGATTTACAGCAGAAAACGTGGCAGAGGCTGCAAGGTCCATCTAG